The window TACCGAAATGCTATCATCCATTAAAGCGCTCCATAAAGAGTAATATACTACAAAGAACTGATGAAAATGCTAAAATAGCTGCGCTGATATTCACCTCGGCTAACAAAAAAAGGAAGCACAATGATGAGCTTAATCCGCTTTTACAGAACACCGGCCCTTTCAGGATCAAAAGAGAAGGCGCTTTTGTCTCTTATTCAGCAAAAGATATCTTCTGATATCATAGAGCTGAAAACCGAAAATTGTTTCTATATAGAAGCTGCGGAGCCTCTGACTTCCGATGAAATGAAAGTCCTTAAATGGCTGCTGTCAGAAACATTTGAGCAGGAGAATTTTTCCGACAGAAGTTTTTTAACCCCCAACCCCCAACCCCCAACCCCTGCCGTTGTTTTCGAGGTTGGCCCCCGCATGAATTTTACAACCGCCTGGTCCACCAACGCCGTGTCTGTCTGCCGCGCCTGCGGTCTAACAAAGATCAGGCGGATTGAGCGATCAAGAAGATACCTGTTAATATTTAATCAGAATACAGAACACAGAACACAGAACACAGACAATTTTCAGTTTGACCCGGACTTTCTCTCGTCACTCGTCACCCGTCACTCGTCACTCTTTTACGACCGGATGACAGAGTGCCCTTATCCGAAACCTTTGGAGACATTTGAGACGGGGGTGAAACCAGAACCTGTCTTTGTCCTGCCTTTAATTGAAAAAGGGCCGGATGTACTGAGGGAAATTAACAGGGAGATGGGGCTTGGTTTTGATGACTGGGACATTGATTATTACTATAACCTGTTCGTCAAAGATATCGGCAGGAACCCAACCAATGTGGAGTGCTTTGACCTGAGCCAGTCCAACAGCGAACATTCCCGGCACTGGTTTTTCAAAGGCAAGATCGTTATAGATGACGTAGAAATGCCGCTTAATCTTATCGAGCTTGTCAAGCATCCTCTCGACCTGAACCGCAGAAACAGCGTGATTGCATTCAGGGACAATTCAAGTTCGATCAGGGGATATGAGATCCAGACGATAACGCCTGAAAATCCTCTTGCCCCTTCGCGCTTTCAAAAGAAACGCGTTGTCTATGACGTTATTTTTACAGCAGAGACCCACAACTTCCCAAGCGGGGTCGCGCCTTTCCCCGGGGCTGAAACAGGAACGGGCGGAAGGCTCCGTGACGTTGAAGCTACCGGCAAAGGCGGACTGGTCATCGCGGGGACTGCGGCATATTGTGTCGGCAATCTTCTGATCCCCGGCTATGAGCTGCCGTGGGAAGACCAATCATTTCCATACCCCGGCAATCTTGCGTTACCGCTTGAGATTGAGATCCAGGCAAGTAACGGGGCCTCTGATTACGGGAACAAATTCGGCGAGCCAGTGATACAGGGATTTACCCGGTCGTTTGGAATGAGACTGCCAAACGGCGAGCGTTATGAATGGCTCAAGCCGATAATGTTTACCGGCGGCATCGGGCAGATGGATGCCCGGCACATTGAAAAAGACAAACCGCAAAAAGGGATGCTGGTGGTAAAGATCGGGGGCCCGGCTTACAGGATCGGCATCGGCGGAGGCGCCGCGTCAAGCATGATACAGGGAGAGAATATCGCGGAGCTTGATTTTAACGCGGTGCAGCGCGGCGATGCTGAGATGGAACAGAAGATGAACAGGGTCATGCGCGCCTGTGTCGAAATGGGGGATGCCAATCCTATTGTCAGCATCCACGATCAGGGCGCGGGAGGAAACTGCAATGTCGTAAAAGAAATTATCTATCCTGCGGGCGCAAAGATCGAGGTGAGAAAAATTCAGTTAGGCGACAACACCCTTTCTGTACTTGAGATATGGGGCGCTGAATATCAGGAACAGAACGCGCTTCTTCTAAAACCTGAGAGTGTCGCGCTGTTCGAGAAAATGTGCGCGAGAGAGAAAGTCCCGTATGCCGTAATCGGTGAAATCACGGGTGACGGATTTATCGTCCTGTATGATGAAAATGACAAAACCACTCCGGTCAATCTCGATCTGGAGAAGATCCTCGGCGACATGCCGCAAAAGACATTTCAGCTTGAACGTTTGCCTATGCAAGCGCAACCTCTTACCTTCCCCTGGGATTCAGCTTCAAAGAATGACTTGGCCCTCGTCACCCGTCAATGCCTTGAGCGCGTGCTTCGTTTGCTTTCAGTCGGTTCAAAGAGGTTCCTAACGAACAAGGTTGACCGCAGCGTTACCGGACTCATTGCGCGTCAGCAGTGCGTCGGGCCTCTTCAGCTTCCATTATCAAATGTCGCTGTAATTGCCCAGAGCCATTTCGGGCTGACCGGGGCCGCGATTTCAATAGGAGAACAGCCGGTAAAAACTCTTCTGGACCCCGCTGCAATGGCGCGCATGAGCGTGGGCGAGGCCTTAACGAATATTGTGTGGGCAAAGATAAGCGCGCTTGAAGATATTAAATGCTCAGGTAACTGGATGTGGGCAGCAAAACTGCCGGGAGAGGGGGCAAAGCTCTATGACGCCGCTGTCGCGCTGAGTGATATTTTAGTGAAGCTCGGGATCGCAATTGACGGCGGAAAAGACAGCCTCTCAATGGCAGCGCAGGTGCAAAAAAAGAGCATAGAGCAAAGAGCAAAGAGCTTAGAAGAAAAAGAACAGACAACTGAGATTGTGAAATCTCCCGGAACGCTCGTCATCTCTGCATACGCAACATGCCCTGATATTACAAAAGTGATCACGCCTGACATTAAACGGCCCGGGCAGAGCAAACTTATATTCATTGATTTGGGAAAAGGCAAAAACCGCCTTGGCGGAAGCGCGCTGGCCCAGGTTTATAATCAGATCGGAAATGAGTCCCCTGACGTAGATGACATAAAATTATTAAGTCTGGCATTTAACGCAATACAAGCTCTTATTGAAAAAGGATTGGTCCTGTCCGGCCACGACAGAAGCGACGGCGGGTTGATCACAACATTGCTTGAAATGGCCTTTGCGGGAAACTGCGGAATTGAAATACAGGGGTTGGGGATTGGGGATCGGGGGTCGGTAAACGGAAGCATAGCGATATTATTTTCGGAAGAACTTGGTCTGGTAATTGAATATCTGCCCGAAAGGGAAAACGAAATAATTTCTATTCTCAAAGACGTTGCCGTTCCACATCAAATCATCGGCAGAACGTTAACTGATAAGAGAATTCAAGTTGGTCTCGTCACCCGTCACCCGTCACCCGTCACTGTTTTAAACGAGGACATGAGAATCCTCCGGGGCATCTGGGAGGAGACGAGTTATCAGCTTGAGCGCCTTCAGGTCAACCCGTCCTGTGCTGATGAAGAAAAGGAAAATATTTATGACCGGAAGGGGCCGCAATATGTATTACAAGAAGGGATTAGGGATTGGGGATTGGGGATTGGTAAAAGCGCAAGTTACCAATCCCCGACCCCTAACCCCCAATCCCCCAGAATTGCAATCGTCCGCGAGGAGGGCAGCAACAGCGACCGGGAGATGACCTCCGCGTTTTATCAGGCGGGATTTGAGCCGTGGGATGTGACGATGACGGATTTTCTTGAGGGAAGAATTTCTCTATCCGGTTTCAGGGGAGTGGCATTTGTCGGCGGCTTCAGTTATGCGGACGTTCTGGATTCCGCAAAAGGCTGGGCAGGGGCGATCCGTTTTAATAAAAAAATATGGGAAGAGTTTCAGAACTTTTATCACAGAAAAGATACGTTCAGCCTCGGCGTGTGCAACGGCTGCCAGCTCATGGCCCTTCTTGGATGGGTCCCGTGGCAGGAGATCGATGGTTCAAAACAGCCGAGATTCATTCACAATGTTTCCGGGCGGTTTGAATCCCGTTTTTCAACTGTTAAAATTCTGCCGAGCCCCGCAATCATGCTGAAAGGAATGGAAGGCTCCTCTCTCGGCATCTGGGTTGCGCATGGCGAAGGAAGGGCTTACTTCCCGGATGAGGCAATTCTTAAGCGAATAGAAAAAGACGATCTCGCGCCTGTGCGGTATGTAGATGATGACAATGAAGTTACCATGAAATATCCGTTTAACCCCAACGGCTCTGCCAATGGAATAGCAAGCCTTTGTTCACCGGATGGAAGACACCTTGCGATCATGCCTCATCCTGAAAGGACTTTTCTGAAAAGGAATTGGCCCTGGATGCCTGAGGACTGGAAGCAGGATTTGAAGGCATCGCCGTGGCTGAGGCTGTTTCAGAATGCCAGAGAATGGTGCGGGTGATTGGATTTTTAGGTAGCTGAAAATGTTATACTAATTTACTTTTCCAGAAAGAGTATTCAGGAATATCAGTGAACAGCATTAAAAGATTAATTCACAACCACCAATTATTCTGCAAACCCTACTTGTCACTTTCCGCTGACAAATTCCACGATGAGTGCGGGGTTTTCGGAGTTTACGGCCACCGCGAAGCCTCAAACCTTACTTACCTTGGTCTTCACGCCCTGCAGCACAGGGGACAGGAGGGTGCGGGCATATGTTCTTCAGACGGAAGACAAGTCTACATTGAAAAATCCATGGGGCTTGTTACGGACATTTTTTCTGAAAAACGCCTGAAGCGCCTCCCGGGCGAAATCGCCATCGGACACAACCGTTATTCAACTGCCGGATCAAGTTCCCTGAAAAACGTACAGCCGCTCATGGTCAACTTTTCTCTTGGCTCTCTTGCAATCGCACATAACGGAAACCTTGTTAATGCCCTTGAGTTAAGGACCGCGCTTGAGTCAAAGGGCGCGATCTTTCAGTCGTCGTCTGACAGCGAGGTGTTTGTGCATCTGATCGCAAGCTCAAAGGCAGGCGGATTGTATGAACGCATTATAGATGCGGCAAGGACAGTATCAGGGGCTTTCAGCCTGCTCATCATGACCGAAAATGAGCTTATTGCGGTAAGGGACACATACGGGTTCAGGCCGTTGAGCATCGGCAGATACGACGGGGCCTATATTGTCGCATCCGAGACATGCGCCCTGGACCTTATAGGGGCGAAATACGTGAGAGACGTTGAGCCCGGTGAAATGGTTATTATCAATGAAAACGGAATAACTTCCATGAAGCCAATGCTCGCCACCAGACAGGCTTCCTGCATTTTTGAGTTTATATATTTTTCAAGACCCGACAGCAATATATTCGGCAATATCAATGTGGACGCTGTGAGAAAAGAATTCGGCCGCCAATTGGCGCGAGAATATCCTGTTGAAGCGGATGTGGTCATCCCGGTGCCTGATTCAGGAGTGCCTGCCGCTCTTGGATACGCGCAGGAAAGCGGGATCCCTTTTGATTTCGGTTTGATAAGAAACCACTATGTCGGCAGGACGTTCATTGAGCCGCAGCAGTCCATACGGCATTTCGGCGTGAAGATAAAACTGAATCCAGTCCGGCAGCTTCTCGAAGGCAAAAGGGTGCTGGTTGTTGATGACTCAATAGTAAGAGGGACCACAAGCAAAAAGATCGTAAAAATGATCAGGGAAGGCGGAGGCGCCAAAGAAGTGCACCTGAGAATAAGTTCGCCGCCGACTATCGGCCCGTGTTTTTACGGCATTGACACGCCTTCAAGAAAAGAGCTTATAGCGTCAACTCACAGTGTTGATGAAATCAGAAAGTATATAACCGCGGACACCCTGCAGTATTTAAGTATTGAGGGATTGTTGAAAGTAGTTCCTGATTCCGATAGATTCTGCACGGCGTGTTTTGATGATAATTATCCGGTGCTGAATCATCAGGAAAAGATAGAGCAGATGGAGCTTTTTACAATTCTCTGATCAGAAGTTCTTGTTGTTATTGCAGTCTATCGCAAAACTGTCTCCGGCAACTCTTGTACCATCTACCCCTGTAGCTATTGCGCAAAAACACGGATTTTGAGCAGCTCCGTTTATGTCCTGATTTGCCACTATTCTGTAACTGTAAGTAGTTCCGTTGCCGGGCTGAAACCCCGTGAGAATTCCCCTAATTGCTGCGATATTTGCATCGCGCACAGCCATTGTAGAACCGACGGCCCCGATAGTCGCGGTATATGCCGCATTTTCCGCAAAGCGCTGTTCCTCAAGAAGCCTCAAGGCCTCAAGATTCTGATACGCCTCACTTCTTGTTGCATTCCTTTGTTGTCCTATATAGCTTGGAATTGCAATCATTGCAAGAATGCCGATGATTGTAACGACTATGATTAGTTCTACCAATGTGAAACCCTTGTTATTCATAATATAAGACCTCCTTTATCTAATCGGCGGTGACTGCTTTTGAATAAATCGGTACACCGCTCCCGCTGTTATCCATAGCTGAAACAAATACAACTTGGACAGTCTGGTCTGGTGCAGGTGTATAACACAAGGTTATTTGACCAAGGTTTACCGCGGCTGCCGCATCACAGGCTATCTGATTAGCCGCTACCCCACCATCAATCCATAAAGGAACTGCAACATCCCATGGTGAGACTTGGTTCAGGGCTGCTTTTGCAGTTATAAACTTAGCTACAACTCCGGCTATTGCAAGTTGATCATTGCTGCAATCTGAAGCAGCGTTGCATCCAGGCCCGGCAACAGAGCCGTCGCCATTTGTGTCAACCTCAACAAGACTTCCTAAACTTGTAAGGCCTTTTCTAACCGCATTTATCCACCCCTGCAATTCCGGCGTGTTTGAACTCGCTGTTCTTATGACAGCGCCTTTCCTGGACCGTTCCTGCATACCGACATAGGAAGGAATTGCAATGGCAGCAAGGATTCCAATAATAGCGACAACTATAAGTAGTTCGATCAGTGTAAATCCGCCTGTCTTTTTCATAATTGATTTCATATTCGGTTCTAAAAAAAAGGGGGAGTATGCATACTCCCCCTTTTAATACCTCACTTTCTTAATCAGCAGTTACAGCTTTTGAATAAATTGGGGTACCACTACCGGAATTGTCCATAGCTGAAACAAATACAACCTGGATAGTTTGATCTTGCGCAGGTGTATAGCATAAGGTTATTTGACCATCAAAAGCCGCTGCTGCCGCGTCACAGGCGGCCTGATTAACCGCTACTCCACCATCTACCCATAAAGGGTTTGCCGCATTCCACGGGGAAACCTGGCTCAGAGCCACTGTTGCTGCCACAAATTTAGTTATCATGCCGGCTGCAAGTTGCTGGTTAGTATCATCTGCTGCTGTTATAGCGCCGTCACCGTTAGTATCAACTTCTCTAAGCTGGGATCCCGGATGGGCAACGTCTCCCTTTTTTACTGCGGTTATCCAGCCCTGTAATTCTGAAGCTGCTGATTCAGCGCCTCTGGTTACTGCGCCTTTTCTTCCTCTCTCCTGCATACCGATATATCCCGGTATTGCGATTGCTGCGAGGATACCGATGATGGCGACAACTATCAAGAGTTCAATAAGGGTAAAACCTTTTTGCTCTTTCAGATTGTTAATTGATTTGTACATTACGTCCTCCTATTAAGTTTATTCCGGTTTAAGTAACCGGGTTATGGTTATTAAGGGAAGTTTTAGAGAACTTTCCCGCGTACTCTTTACTCACCACCTCCTTCAGAAAAGTTTTAACAGCCAATCTGGTTTGGTATAGAGCATTTCCTGTGCCAGTCGCCAGCTTCATCGAAAATGCAGTAGTTACAATAAGTTTTTGTTCTTGAGCAATGTCGGTTTGATGAAATTCAATTCAATAATTTGTCGCACGTGACGTTTTTTGTCAGTTAACTTATTGACAATAACCGCATTTTCAATTAACTTAATTTACCCATATGAAACATTTGCACCTGATGTTTTTATCAATAGCGGTTGTCCTCTTTATAACATCCCTTCAGCCTGTTCTTAGCTCTGAGATATCCGATCAACCTGCTTATGGAGATGCCCTGATAACAGGTTCCATTGGAGAGCCGAGCGTCCTCATTCCTATGCTTGCCGGAGACAGCGCCTCACACGACGTGGCCGGACTGGTTTTCAACGGGCTTGTCAAATACGACACGGACCTCAGCATTATCGGAGACCTTGCCGAATCATGGGACATCTCGCAGGACGGGCTGGTCATTACATTTTATTTAAGAAAGGGTGTGAAATGGACTGACGGTGTTGAATTTACGGCAGAGGACGTGATGTTCGGCTATAAGACAATCATTAATGAAAAGACCCCGACGCCGTACAAGGAAGATTATCTCCAAGTGAAAAAAGCAGAGGTCCTTGACCGCTACACATTCCGAGTGGGCTATGAAAAACCCTTTGCCCCGGCACTTTCTTCATGGGGGAATTTAGTAGTGCTGCCAAAGCATCTGCTTGAAGGCAAAGATATAACGAAAAGCGATCTTGTAAGAAACCCTATCGGCATGGGCCCGTACATTTTAAAAAAATGGACTTCAGGCCAAGACGTGACCCTCGGCTCCAATAAAAATTATTTTGAAGGAAGGCCTTGCATCGATGAATATGTTTATAAAATAATTCCTGACCCTGCCACAATGTTCCTGGAATTGCAGGCAGGCGGTATTGACATGATGGGGCTTACGCCGATTCAATACACGAGGCAGACGAATACAAAATATTTCATGGAGAATTTCCAGAAGTTCCGCTACCCGGTGTTTTCATACACTTACATGGGATTCAATCTGAAGCATCCGTGGTTTAAAGACAAGCGCGTGAGGCAGGCAATAGCGTATGCGATCGATAAAGGTGAGCTTGTAGATGTAGTCCTGTTCGGACTTGGAAGCCCGGCAACAGGCCCGTATGTTCCTAATACATGGGCGTATAATCCGAATGCAAAAAAATACGATTATGACTTGACCAGGGCAAAGCAGCTTCTCAAAGAGGCCGGATGGGAAGACACGGACGGCGACGGTTGGCTTGAGAAGGACGGGAAAAAATTTGAATTCAGCGTGCTTACTAACATGGGCAACCGTTCGAGGGAACAAACAGCAACCATTGTCCAATACAGGCTTAAAAAGATCGGGATAAAGATGAACATTAGGGTGCTGGAATGGAGCACGTTCATAAATGAGTTTATTGACAAGAGACGCTTTGAGACAGTGATTTTAGGCTGGAGCATCGGGATCGACCCTGACCAGTACGCCATCTGGCATTCAAGCAAGACGAGGGAAAAGGAATTTAATTTCGTCAGTTTCAATAACGCGGAAGTGGATGCGCTTCTTGAAACAGGCAGACGGACCTTTGATGTTGAAAAAAGGAAGAAGGCATACTACAGAATTCAGGAGATACTTGCCGATGAAGTGCCGTATATTTTTCTATACGTGCCTGACGCAACACCTATTGTAAGTTCAAGGTTCAAAGGCATAAAACCGGCGACGATCGGAATAAGTTATAATCTCCCCAAATGGTACGTGCCAAAGAATTTGCAGAAACACAGGATGGAATAATAATGTAAAGTGTAAGTGAATAGTGACAGTGCCAGTCAAGAAAAAAACTGACACCATCAACTGACACTGACACGGGATTGAATCCTCGAATCATGTTTAACTTATGATTACGTATCTTGCCAAAAGATTCTTTGAAATGATCCCGACTTTGTTCGGGATTACCCTCGTTTCATTTCTCATCCTACAGCTTGCCCCCGGCAAGCCCACTGACGTCCTCACGGAGATGAACCCGAAGATCACACCTGAGGCAAGGGAGCGGCTTGAAAAACTATACGGGCTGGACAAGCCGATGATGGTCCAATACGGGATGTGGTTGAAACGCGTTGTCAAACTTGATTTCGGCAATTCCTTTTCAACCGACAGGCGGCCTGTACTGGAAAAGATATGGGACACAAAACAGGCACTGATTGACAGGAGGCTGTTCATCACCTTTTTTATTAATCTGCTCTCACTGATCTTGATCTTTATTGTTGCTATCCCCATCGGCATTTCCTCGGCGACACACCAGCATTCACTCTTCGATAAAATAACAACCGTATTCGTATTCTTAGGATTTGCCATGCCTACTTTCTGGTTTGCCCTGCTCTTGATGATGCTTTTCGGGATACATCTTGACTGGCTTCCGATCTCGGGGTTCAAGTCAATGAATTATGAATCGCTGACTCTTTCAGGGCAGATATGGGACAGG is drawn from Nitrospirota bacterium and contains these coding sequences:
- the purL gene encoding phosphoribosylformylglycinamidine synthase, whose product is MSLIRFYRTPALSGSKEKALLSLIQQKISSDIIELKTENCFYIEAAEPLTSDEMKVLKWLLSETFEQENFSDRSFLTPNPQPPTPAVVFEVGPRMNFTTAWSTNAVSVCRACGLTKIRRIERSRRYLLIFNQNTEHRTQNTDNFQFDPDFLSSLVTRHSSLFYDRMTECPYPKPLETFETGVKPEPVFVLPLIEKGPDVLREINREMGLGFDDWDIDYYYNLFVKDIGRNPTNVECFDLSQSNSEHSRHWFFKGKIVIDDVEMPLNLIELVKHPLDLNRRNSVIAFRDNSSSIRGYEIQTITPENPLAPSRFQKKRVVYDVIFTAETHNFPSGVAPFPGAETGTGGRLRDVEATGKGGLVIAGTAAYCVGNLLIPGYELPWEDQSFPYPGNLALPLEIEIQASNGASDYGNKFGEPVIQGFTRSFGMRLPNGERYEWLKPIMFTGGIGQMDARHIEKDKPQKGMLVVKIGGPAYRIGIGGGAASSMIQGENIAELDFNAVQRGDAEMEQKMNRVMRACVEMGDANPIVSIHDQGAGGNCNVVKEIIYPAGAKIEVRKIQLGDNTLSVLEIWGAEYQEQNALLLKPESVALFEKMCAREKVPYAVIGEITGDGFIVLYDENDKTTPVNLDLEKILGDMPQKTFQLERLPMQAQPLTFPWDSASKNDLALVTRQCLERVLRLLSVGSKRFLTNKVDRSVTGLIARQQCVGPLQLPLSNVAVIAQSHFGLTGAAISIGEQPVKTLLDPAAMARMSVGEALTNIVWAKISALEDIKCSGNWMWAAKLPGEGAKLYDAAVALSDILVKLGIAIDGGKDSLSMAAQVQKKSIEQRAKSLEEKEQTTEIVKSPGTLVISAYATCPDITKVITPDIKRPGQSKLIFIDLGKGKNRLGGSALAQVYNQIGNESPDVDDIKLLSLAFNAIQALIEKGLVLSGHDRSDGGLITTLLEMAFAGNCGIEIQGLGIGDRGSVNGSIAILFSEELGLVIEYLPERENEIISILKDVAVPHQIIGRTLTDKRIQVGLVTRHPSPVTVLNEDMRILRGIWEETSYQLERLQVNPSCADEEKENIYDRKGPQYVLQEGIRDWGLGIGKSASYQSPTPNPQSPRIAIVREEGSNSDREMTSAFYQAGFEPWDVTMTDFLEGRISLSGFRGVAFVGGFSYADVLDSAKGWAGAIRFNKKIWEEFQNFYHRKDTFSLGVCNGCQLMALLGWVPWQEIDGSKQPRFIHNVSGRFESRFSTVKILPSPAIMLKGMEGSSLGIWVAHGEGRAYFPDEAILKRIEKDDLAPVRYVDDDNEVTMKYPFNPNGSANGIASLCSPDGRHLAIMPHPERTFLKRNWPWMPEDWKQDLKASPWLRLFQNAREWCG
- a CDS encoding peptide-binding protein: MKHLHLMFLSIAVVLFITSLQPVLSSEISDQPAYGDALITGSIGEPSVLIPMLAGDSASHDVAGLVFNGLVKYDTDLSIIGDLAESWDISQDGLVITFYLRKGVKWTDGVEFTAEDVMFGYKTIINEKTPTPYKEDYLQVKKAEVLDRYTFRVGYEKPFAPALSSWGNLVVLPKHLLEGKDITKSDLVRNPIGMGPYILKKWTSGQDVTLGSNKNYFEGRPCIDEYVYKIIPDPATMFLELQAGGIDMMGLTPIQYTRQTNTKYFMENFQKFRYPVFSYTYMGFNLKHPWFKDKRVRQAIAYAIDKGELVDVVLFGLGSPATGPYVPNTWAYNPNAKKYDYDLTRAKQLLKEAGWEDTDGDGWLEKDGKKFEFSVLTNMGNRSREQTATIVQYRLKKIGIKMNIRVLEWSTFINEFIDKRRFETVILGWSIGIDPDQYAIWHSSKTREKEFNFVSFNNAEVDALLETGRRTFDVEKRKKAYYRIQEILADEVPYIFLYVPDATPIVSSRFKGIKPATIGISYNLPKWYVPKNLQKHRME
- a CDS encoding amidophosphoribosyltransferase, with protein sequence MSLSADKFHDECGVFGVYGHREASNLTYLGLHALQHRGQEGAGICSSDGRQVYIEKSMGLVTDIFSEKRLKRLPGEIAIGHNRYSTAGSSSLKNVQPLMVNFSLGSLAIAHNGNLVNALELRTALESKGAIFQSSSDSEVFVHLIASSKAGGLYERIIDAARTVSGAFSLLIMTENELIAVRDTYGFRPLSIGRYDGAYIVASETCALDLIGAKYVRDVEPGEMVIINENGITSMKPMLATRQASCIFEFIYFSRPDSNIFGNINVDAVRKEFGRQLAREYPVEADVVIPVPDSGVPAALGYAQESGIPFDFGLIRNHYVGRTFIEPQQSIRHFGVKIKLNPVRQLLEGKRVLVVDDSIVRGTTSKKIVKMIREGGGAKEVHLRISSPPTIGPCFYGIDTPSRKELIASTHSVDEIRKYITADTLQYLSIEGLLKVVPDSDRFCTACFDDNYPVLNHQEKIEQMELFTIL
- a CDS encoding prepilin-type N-terminal cleavage/methylation domain-containing protein, producing MNNKGFTLVELIIVVTIIGILAMIAIPSYIGQQRNATRSEAYQNLEALRLLEEQRFAENAAYTATIGAVGSTMAVRDANIAAIRGILTGFQPGNGTTYSYRIVANQDINGAAQNPCFCAIATGVDGTRVAGDSFAIDCNNNKNF
- a CDS encoding ABC transporter permease, translating into MITYLAKRFFEMIPTLFGITLVSFLILQLAPGKPTDVLTEMNPKITPEARERLEKLYGLDKPMMVQYGMWLKRVVKLDFGNSFSTDRRPVLEKIWDTKQALIDRRLFITFFINLLSLILIFIVAIPIGISSATHQHSLFDKITTVFVFLGFAMPTFWFALLLMMLFGIHLDWLPISGFKSMNYESLTLSGQIWDRTWHLILPVFISAFGGLAGISRYMRGSMLEVIRQDYITTARAKGLSETTVIYKHALRNALLTIITLLGLSVPGLIGGSVIFENIFGIPGMGQLFYMGVMTRDYPLVMGILTIGAMLTLVGNLLADIGYMIADPRIRAK